From Flavobacterium alkalisoli, the proteins below share one genomic window:
- a CDS encoding dihydroorotase, with protein sequence MNRILIKNAKIVNEGSIFEGDLLIEDKYIKEIADSISAKSSDIKIIDAEGNYLIPGAIDDQVHFREPGLTHKGNIETESRAAVAGGITSFIEQPNTVPNAVTQELLEEKYQRAAETSYANYSFMMGGTNDNLEEVLKTNPKNVAGIKLFLGSSTGNMLVDNEEVLEKIFSSTPMLIAVHCEDEATIRENLEKYKEEFGDDIPMKYHPLIRSAEACYKSSSKAIELAKKTGARLHIFHVSTAIETELFTNKIPLEEKKITAEVCVHHLWFSDADYEKKGSLIKWNPAVKTSLDRDALWEALLDDRIDVIATDHAPHTLEEKKNPYTSAPSGGPLVQHAVVAMFEAYHQGKISIEKIVEKMAHNPAKLFKIEKRGFIREGYFADLAIVNPGMPWSVKKENILYKCGWSPFEGTNFKSRITHTFVNGQLVYNNSKVKDIRCGERLLFDRE encoded by the coding sequence ATGAACAGGATTTTAATTAAGAACGCTAAGATTGTAAATGAAGGGTCAATATTTGAAGGCGATCTTTTAATTGAAGATAAATATATCAAAGAAATTGCCGATAGTATAAGTGCAAAGTCTTCTGATATAAAAATTATAGATGCCGAAGGAAATTACCTTATTCCGGGGGCTATAGATGACCAGGTGCACTTTCGTGAGCCGGGTTTAACCCACAAAGGAAATATTGAAACCGAATCGCGTGCAGCTGTTGCCGGTGGTATTACCTCTTTTATAGAGCAGCCTAACACGGTGCCTAATGCGGTTACCCAAGAGCTTTTAGAGGAAAAATACCAAAGAGCAGCAGAAACATCGTATGCCAACTATTCCTTTATGATGGGGGGTACTAACGATAACCTTGAGGAAGTGCTTAAAACAAATCCTAAAAATGTGGCTGGTATTAAGCTGTTTTTAGGTTCTTCTACAGGTAATATGCTTGTGGATAACGAAGAGGTGCTGGAAAAGATTTTCTCAAGTACGCCTATGCTTATAGCGGTACACTGTGAGGATGAAGCTACTATTCGCGAAAACCTTGAAAAATACAAGGAGGAGTTTGGTGATGATATACCTATGAAATACCACCCGCTTATAAGAAGTGCGGAGGCTTGTTATAAATCATCGTCAAAAGCTATAGAGCTGGCTAAAAAAACAGGGGCGAGGTTACATATATTCCACGTTTCTACCGCCATAGAAACTGAACTGTTTACCAATAAAATTCCTCTTGAGGAGAAAAAGATAACTGCCGAGGTTTGTGTACACCACCTTTGGTTTAGCGATGCCGACTATGAAAAGAAAGGTTCGCTGATAAAATGGAATCCTGCTGTGAAAACTTCATTAGATAGAGATGCGCTTTGGGAAGCTTTACTGGATGACAGAATTGATGTTATTGCTACCGATCACGCTCCTCACACCCTTGAAGAAAAGAAAAATCCGTACACAAGCGCACCCTCGGGAGGTCCGCTGGTACAGCATGCTGTAGTGGCTATGTTTGAGGCTTATCATCAGGGTAAGATATCCATAGAAAAAATAGTGGAGAAAATGGCACACAATCCTGCCAAGCTATTCAAGATTGAAAAGCGTGGATTTATCCGTGAGGGATATTTTGCCGATCTTGCTATTGTTAATCCGGGTATGCCATGGAGTGTTAAGAAAGAAAACATACTTTACAAATGCGGCTGGTCTCCGTTTGAAGGGACTAACTTTAAATCGAGAATTACCCATACGTTTGTTAACGGACAGCTTGTATACAATAATTCTAAAGTAAAAGACATCCGTTGCGGTGAGCGTTTACTTTTTGACAGAGAATAG
- a CDS encoding polyprenol monophosphomannose synthase yields MSEGIVVIPTYNEIENIETIIRAVFSLETPFDILVVDDNSPDGTAQKVKELMQDFPQRLFLEVRAGKAGLGTAYVHGFKWAITRKYEYIFEMDADFSHNPADLERLQEACKKGADMAIGSRYSKGVNVVNWPLSRVLLSYYASVYVKMITGMKIHDATAGFICYKRKVLESINLDNIKFVGYAFQIEMKYRTWSNGFNIMEVPIIFTDRTKGESKMSNAIIKEAILGVVSLRIKKMLNRL; encoded by the coding sequence ATGAGCGAAGGCATTGTTGTAATACCTACTTACAACGAAATTGAAAACATAGAAACAATTATCAGGGCGGTTTTTTCTCTTGAGACTCCGTTTGATATATTGGTTGTTGATGATAACTCTCCCGATGGTACTGCCCAAAAAGTTAAGGAGCTTATGCAGGATTTCCCGCAAAGGCTTTTTTTAGAGGTTAGGGCTGGCAAAGCCGGGCTGGGTACTGCCTATGTGCACGGGTTTAAATGGGCAATTACCAGGAAATATGAATATATTTTTGAAATGGATGCCGATTTTTCGCATAACCCTGCCGATTTGGAAAGGCTTCAGGAGGCCTGTAAAAAAGGAGCAGATATGGCCATTGGTTCCCGTTACAGTAAAGGGGTTAATGTGGTAAACTGGCCTTTAAGCCGAGTATTACTTTCATACTATGCCTCTGTATATGTAAAAATGATAACCGGCATGAAAATTCATGATGCCACTGCCGGGTTTATATGCTATAAACGAAAAGTGCTGGAAAGCATAAACCTTGATAATATTAAGTTTGTAGGGTATGCCTTTCAGATTGAAATGAAGTACAGAACCTGGTCTAACGGGTTTAATATTATGGAAGTACCCATAATATTTACCGACAGGACCAAAGGCGAGTCTAAAATGAGCAACGCCATTATTAAAGAGGCGATATTAGGTGTTGTTTCACTAAGAATAAAGAAAATGCTTAACAGATTATAA
- a CDS encoding DUF4271 domain-containing protein codes for MNEFVLQERMIESRDWATLLFTFCFVLIAVNRSVFSLRFTEFSKLAISDKYIKIYKDSGNITNSFTISFFFVQLVSFTFFIQFLLSYFGKSEKTSWVTFIQIFTFLGFFILSKYLTEKIIATSFNIEEFNEQFNLQKVNYRTYIGMLLLPVNAVLFYNSTPHPIVVYSILGLIISGSVYSYLITLKAYQNLIVGKLFYFILYLCTLEIAPYYFMYYWFTKS; via the coding sequence ATGAACGAATTTGTTTTACAGGAAAGAATGATTGAAAGCAGGGATTGGGCTACCCTCCTGTTTACCTTTTGCTTTGTTCTTATCGCTGTAAACAGATCTGTTTTCAGCCTTAGGTTTACAGAATTTTCCAAACTTGCCATTTCAGATAAGTACATCAAGATATATAAAGATAGTGGAAACATAACCAACAGCTTTACCATTTCGTTCTTTTTTGTACAATTGGTATCCTTTACTTTTTTTATACAATTCCTGCTGAGCTATTTTGGCAAAAGCGAAAAAACAAGCTGGGTAACCTTTATACAGATATTTACTTTTTTAGGCTTTTTCATCCTTTCTAAATACCTTACAGAAAAGATAATAGCCACATCATTTAACATAGAAGAATTTAACGAGCAGTTTAACCTTCAAAAGGTTAATTACCGCACATATATTGGGATGCTTTTGCTACCCGTTAACGCCGTACTGTTTTACAACAGTACTCCCCACCCCATTGTAGTATATTCAATTTTAGGCCTTATTATTTCAGGAAGTGTTTATTCATACCTCATTACACTGAAGGCATATCAAAATTTGATAGTGGGCAAATTATTCTATTTTATTTTGTATCTTTGCACTCTTGAAATAGCACCCTATTATTTCATGTATTATTGGTTTACAAAAAGTTAG
- a CDS encoding uroporphyrinogen-III synthase, producing MKVKTILVSQPEPKVENSPYFEIQHKLKVKVDFRPFIHVEGVSAKDVRAQKIDLNNYTAIILTSKNSVDHFFRVAEEMRYKVPETMKYFCQSEAVAFYLQKYVVYRKRKIYVGQKDFVDLSPLIKKYKEEKFLLPSSDQLNDDVPQTLDNLKVNWTPGTFYKTVMSDLSDLKDVYYDVLAFFSPTGIKSLFKNFPDFQQNNTRIAVFGSTTQKEALDRGLRVDIMAPAPGTPSMTMALEKYIIEANKAK from the coding sequence ATGAAAGTGAAAACAATTTTGGTTTCGCAACCGGAACCTAAAGTAGAAAATTCACCATACTTCGAAATTCAACACAAACTAAAAGTAAAAGTAGACTTTAGGCCATTTATTCACGTAGAGGGTGTAAGCGCAAAAGATGTTAGGGCGCAAAAAATTGACCTTAACAACTACACAGCCATAATCCTTACCAGCAAAAACTCTGTTGACCACTTTTTTAGAGTAGCCGAAGAAATGCGCTACAAAGTGCCGGAGACTATGAAATATTTTTGCCAGAGTGAAGCTGTTGCTTTTTACCTGCAGAAGTATGTGGTGTACAGAAAAAGAAAAATTTATGTTGGCCAGAAAGATTTTGTCGATCTGTCTCCGTTAATTAAAAAGTATAAGGAAGAGAAATTCCTTTTACCTTCATCAGATCAGCTTAACGACGATGTTCCTCAAACACTGGACAACCTAAAAGTAAACTGGACTCCAGGCACTTTTTACAAAACAGTAATGAGCGACCTTTCCGATCTTAAAGATGTTTATTATGATGTGCTTGCATTTTTTAGCCCAACAGGTATAAAATCTTTATTTAAGAATTTCCCTGACTTCCAGCAAAACAATACACGTATTGCGGTATTTGGAAGCACAACACAAAAAGAAGCCTTAGACAGAGGCTTAAGAGTAGACATTATGGCTCCCGCACCGGGAACACCATCTATGACAATGGCTCTGGAAAAGTATATTATCGAGGCCAACAAAGCCAAATAA
- a CDS encoding NAD-dependent epimerase/dehydratase family protein has protein sequence MILVTGGTGLVGAHLLLQLTQGDEPVRALYRRAETIKKTKHLFSHYNKQELFEKIEWTEGDILDVPSLEPALAGIDKVYHCAAYISFDPADEEKLRKINIEGTANMVNVSLALGIRKFCHVSSVAALGDLKFNEIIITEETEWNPEKFHSDYAISKHGAETEVWRGWQEGLEVVIVNPGLIFGYGFWNQGSGEIFKNIDKGLYFYSKGTCGAVAAEDVANIMIQLMESEVSGEQYTLVAENISFETIFNAIADGMHKKRPFIYATPFMTNVAYRLDWFFSKLLFRPRHFTRTMAKSAHRHQNFDNSKIKETLNYNFGDIKSHLKQIAKDFRSLS, from the coding sequence ATGATTTTAGTTACAGGAGGAACAGGATTAGTAGGCGCACATCTGCTATTACAGCTTACACAGGGCGACGAGCCCGTAAGGGCATTATACCGCAGGGCCGAAACCATCAAAAAAACAAAGCACCTTTTTTCCCATTACAACAAACAGGAATTGTTTGAAAAAATAGAATGGACAGAAGGCGATATACTTGATGTTCCCTCGCTGGAACCGGCACTGGCAGGAATAGACAAAGTATACCACTGTGCCGCATACATTTCTTTTGACCCTGCTGACGAAGAAAAACTACGCAAAATAAATATTGAAGGCACGGCTAATATGGTTAACGTTTCGCTGGCATTAGGCATCAGGAAATTTTGCCATGTAAGCTCGGTAGCCGCATTAGGGGATCTTAAATTCAATGAAATAATAATTACCGAGGAAACCGAATGGAATCCTGAAAAGTTTCATTCTGACTACGCCATAAGCAAACACGGAGCAGAAACCGAAGTTTGGCGTGGCTGGCAGGAAGGGCTTGAAGTGGTAATTGTTAACCCCGGACTTATTTTCGGATACGGTTTTTGGAACCAGGGAAGCGGAGAGATATTTAAAAATATTGACAAAGGCCTTTATTTTTACTCAAAAGGTACGTGTGGAGCTGTGGCAGCAGAAGATGTTGCCAATATCATGATACAATTAATGGAATCTGAAGTATCTGGAGAGCAATATACCCTTGTTGCCGAAAACATATCGTTTGAGACTATTTTTAATGCCATAGCTGACGGCATGCACAAAAAACGTCCGTTTATATATGCTACACCATTTATGACAAATGTAGCATACCGCTTAGACTGGTTTTTCTCGAAGCTTTTATTCAGGCCTAGGCATTTTACCCGTACCATGGCAAAATCGGCACACAGGCATCAGAATTTTGACAATTCCAAAATTAAGGAAACGCTTAACTACAATTTCGGGGATATAAAATCGCATTTAAAACAGATAGCAAAAGATTTCAGATCGTTATCTTAA
- the pckA gene encoding phosphoenolpyruvate carboxykinase (ATP): protein MSNFGLFTKTISLEKMGIKNANVKYQLTPDELHDITIEKGQGVESSTGALAVNTGEFTGRSPQDRFIVRDSITEDRVWWGNVNLPFDSDKFEKLYNKVTEYLSGKEIFVRDSYVCADPNYRMNVRVVTELPMSNLFCYNMFLRPEESELENFAPEWHVVCAPGFMADPAVDGTRQHNFAILDFTRKIALIGGTGYTGEMKKGIFSALNFILPVFKDTLPMHCSANVGADGDTAIFFGLSGTGKTTLSADPARKLIGDDEHGWTKENTIFNFEGGCYAKVINLTEENEPDIFRSIKRGAILENVIFKEGTNEVDFEDISITPNTRVSYPIYHIDNIQPGSIGHNPKNIFFLTADAFGVLPPVSKLTPGQAAYHFISGYTAKVAGTEAGVNEPQPNFSACFGAPFMPLHPTKYAEMLSAKMKDAGVNVWLINTGWTGGAYGTGHRMKLKYTRAMITAALNGELDNVEYKTHKVFGLAIPQTCPNVPDEVLNPRTTWDDKDAYDAKAHELAESFRKNFAKFEEFANDEIMAGAPVA from the coding sequence ATGAGTAATTTTGGCCTTTTTACGAAAACGATTTCGTTAGAGAAAATGGGAATTAAAAATGCTAATGTAAAATATCAGTTAACTCCGGATGAGTTACATGATATTACGATAGAAAAAGGCCAGGGTGTCGAAAGTTCTACAGGTGCGCTGGCAGTTAACACCGGTGAGTTTACCGGAAGATCGCCACAGGACCGTTTTATTGTAAGGGACAGTATAACTGAAGATAGAGTTTGGTGGGGTAATGTAAACCTTCCTTTTGACAGCGATAAGTTTGAAAAACTTTACAACAAAGTAACGGAATACCTTAGCGGAAAAGAGATTTTTGTAAGAGACAGCTATGTGTGTGCCGATCCTAATTACAGAATGAATGTAAGGGTGGTTACAGAGCTTCCTATGTCAAACCTTTTCTGTTACAATATGTTCCTTCGTCCTGAAGAATCGGAACTGGAAAACTTTGCGCCAGAGTGGCATGTGGTATGTGCACCGGGCTTTATGGCAGATCCTGCTGTAGACGGTACACGTCAGCATAACTTTGCTATCCTTGACTTTACAAGAAAAATTGCCCTTATAGGCGGTACAGGTTATACGGGAGAAATGAAAAAAGGTATTTTCTCTGCACTTAACTTTATACTTCCTGTGTTTAAAGATACTTTACCAATGCACTGTAGTGCTAACGTAGGTGCCGATGGAGATACTGCTATCTTCTTTGGTCTTTCGGGTACCGGTAAAACAACTCTTTCTGCAGATCCTGCGCGTAAGCTTATTGGTGACGATGAGCACGGCTGGACTAAAGAGAACACTATCTTTAACTTTGAAGGCGGTTGTTATGCTAAGGTTATTAACCTTACAGAAGAAAACGAACCGGATATCTTCAGGTCTATCAAAAGAGGCGCAATCCTTGAGAACGTTATCTTTAAGGAAGGTACTAACGAAGTTGATTTTGAAGACATATCTATTACGCCTAATACCCGTGTAAGCTACCCAATCTATCATATAGATAATATACAGCCGGGATCTATAGGTCACAACCCTAAAAACATATTCTTCCTTACTGCCGATGCGTTTGGAGTACTGCCTCCGGTTTCTAAATTAACTCCGGGTCAGGCAGCTTACCATTTCATTTCGGGTTATACTGCTAAGGTAGCCGGTACGGAAGCTGGTGTTAACGAGCCTCAGCCTAACTTCTCAGCTTGTTTTGGAGCGCCTTTCATGCCGCTTCACCCAACAAAGTATGCAGAGATGCTAAGTGCTAAAATGAAGGATGCCGGCGTTAATGTATGGCTTATAAACACAGGCTGGACAGGCGGTGCTTATGGTACAGGTCACAGAATGAAATTAAAATATACAAGAGCCATGATTACAGCTGCCCTTAACGGTGAGCTTGATAACGTGGAATACAAAACACATAAAGTATTTGGCTTAGCTATACCGCAAACATGCCCTAACGTTCCGGATGAGGTATTGAACCCAAGAACGACATGGGATGATAAGGATGCTTATGATGCTAAAGCGCATGAGCTTGCTGAATCATTCAGGAAAAACTTTGCCAAATTTGAAGAGTTTGCCAATGACGAAATCATGGCAGGTGCACCAGTGGCATAA
- a CDS encoding DUF4296 domain-containing protein produces MKKFTVILFALVVLAACNKGPEKPQNFIEEDKMEDILYDVALLQSMSSFAPGVLHDNDITVNDYLYKKYDMDSLTFTENHTYYASDFERYQKLMERVTDRLRAEKTEVDTLMQAKPEKDEIKASALVVDTAKVKEKL; encoded by the coding sequence ATGAAAAAGTTTACAGTTATATTATTTGCACTTGTAGTGCTGGCAGCCTGCAATAAAGGGCCTGAAAAGCCACAAAACTTTATAGAGGAAGACAAAATGGAAGACATACTTTATGATGTTGCCCTGTTGCAGTCTATGAGTTCGTTTGCGCCGGGAGTGCTGCATGATAATGATATAACTGTAAACGATTATCTTTATAAGAAGTATGACATGGACAGTCTTACGTTTACTGAGAATCATACGTATTATGCTTCTGATTTTGAAAGGTACCAAAAGCTGATGGAAAGGGTAACAGACAGGCTTAGGGCTGAAAAAACAGAAGTGGATACCTTAATGCAGGCTAAGCCTGAAAAAGACGAGATTAAAGCATCTGCCCTTGTTGTTGATACTGCTAAGGTGAAAGAAAAGCTTTAA